The sequence TCGTCGGCGATGGCGCCTGCGCTTTCTTCCGCACGGCGTCGTTCGCGGCCGGCGCCCGGTTCGTGCAGGCCATCTGCGACCTCGAAGGGGTCGCAGACCAGAAGCCAGACATCGACCTGCGGTACGACGGCGTCACAGTGCGCCTGGTCACCAGCAACGAGAGCTATTACGGCCTGACCGAGCGCGACCTCGAGATGGCGCGGCGCATCTCGGCGCTGGCGAGGCAGCTCGGCCTCGCAGCCGACCCGTCCGCCGTGCAGAGCATCCTCATCGTCCCGGGCGCGCGCTCGGCGGCCGAGGTCATGCCGTTCTGGCAGGCCATCCTCGGCTACGAGCGCCGCCCGGACTCACCCGGGGAGGACCTTGTGGACCCCCGCAGGCGAGGGCCGGCGCTCTGGTTCGAGGACATGAGGGAGCCCCGGGCGGACGGCGGCGGCGCCGTGCACGTCGCCGTCTGGGTCCCCTACGAGCAGGCCGGACCGCGCCTCGCGGCGGCCCTCGCGGCCGGTGGCCGCATGGTGCGCGACACCTTCGCCCCGGCCTGGTGGACGCTGGCCGACGCCGCCGGCAACGAAGTCGACATCTCGACGACTAAAGGCCGCGCCTGAGCGGCAAAGCTCCTGCCCGGTGCCCGAACTTGAAGCGCCCCGCAGGCCTTCGGTTACAATAGCAGCGGCATTCCCCGATAGCTCAATCGGTAGAGCGGGCGGCTGTTAACCGCTAGGTTCGAGGTTCGAGTCCTCGTCGGGGAGCCATTCACCGAAGCCAAAACGCGGCGACCCTGGCAGGTCGCCGCGTTTACTTTACTTAGACCCTGACCCCGCGCATGGTTGCCGGGCCAGGATTCGAACCTGGACAAGAAGCTCCAAAGGCTCCTGTGCTACCGTTACACTACCCGGCAGGGCAAGGTTCGGCTCAATTATAGCCCTGGTACGAACGCCCTCGGCGCCGCCGCGAGCGCTCGCCCGTCTTCACCTCCGCCGCGTCGACACCCGGTAGCCGCAGGTCTTCCGGCGAAGCGCTGCGCACCTCCGCCGCCAGCGGCACGCATACGAGCGCGATGACGAGGCCCACCAGCATCATCTGGTGCGGCGGCGCAAAGACGATCGCCCGCAGGGTCATCGAAGGCTCAGTCAGCGCCAGCCGCGCCAGCGTCCAGACGAAGCCGAGCAGGAATACAGCCGGGCCAACGGCCAATAGTATCAGCGCCCGGCGCCGCGGTAGGTCTTCCGCCTCCATGGCGCGCATTATAGCCATATGCGGGAGCGCCCTCAGTCCGGCAGCGTCACGCGGAACGCGAACACCCCCGACTGCATGTCCGAGATGAAGACGCGGCCTTCGTGCACCTTCACGCCCCATGCGCCCTGGAAGGTCCGCCGCTCGTCGGCCGCCGGGACCGTGTCGAAGTGGGCGACCTCTCGCGGCCTGGCAGGGTCGCGCAGGTCCACGACACGCAGGCCGTCCAGGTAGTACGAGACGTAGGCGAAGTTGCCGACCACTTCCAGGTTGTGGATCGACGCGCCGCGACGCGTCTGGTAGCGGCCCACGACCCTCGGGCTCCCGAGGTCGGTGACGTCCAGCACCGTCATGCCCTGGTCAAACCCCTCGTCGTTGTGGGCGTAGTACAGCTTGCCGCCTACCTCGAAGGCTGCGCCGGAGTGGCTCAGGGTGTTCTCCCAGGTGATGGACCCGAGCAGCCGCACCGACTTCGCGTCCGTCAGGTCCACGATGAGCAGCCCGGACCGCAGCGACGCCAGGAAGCCGATGCGCTGTCCGCCTCGGTCTATCACGGTGATGTCATGGAAGCCGTCCAGCACGTCGGGCACGGGCCGGAGGTAGCGTCCGATTTCCCTTGGCGCCTCGGGGTTCGAGACGTCGATGATCCGCAAGTCGGTCGAGGGATGGGACTGGTTGACGGCGTACAGCGTGAGGCCGTCCCGGGACAGCGTCAGCGTGTGCACGTTGGTGAAGGCCTCGCGGCTGTTGTCGCCGGCGTCGACCATCACCTGCGCCGCGAGGCGCGGCGATGCAGGGTTGCGCACGTCGAAGACGACGACCCCGCGTGTCGTCGTAGCCACGTAGAGGTACCCGCCCCGCGCCGTCACCTCCTGCACCGCTGTCGGCCCGCGCCCGGCGGCGAGGTTCGCGTTCGCGATGCCCAGGCGGGCGCCGGTAGAGGCCTCCAGCAACTCCACGACGCCCGCGGAGTTCGGGGCGAAGACGACGCCGTCCGCAGCCCAGATGCCGGTGTTGATCGAGCGCTCGAAGGAGTTCGGCCTTCGCCACAGGAGCTCGACGTTGAGCGACGCGGGCTCGTCCCGCTCCTCGACGCGCAGCAGCCGCTCTCGGAGCACCTCACCGTCTTTCGTCAACTCGATGTCGAGCTTGTCGTCGTCGCGGATGACGGCGCGCAACCTGTTCCCTCCCCCTCCCGAACAAGAAGAGAACTCCCAGGCCGTCTCGCGCCGCTGGGGCGCGCATGCGAATGGCTCACCCCCGGCCTCAAAAGTCCAGGCATCCGTCTCCGGGTCCGGCCCGGGTATGACCCTGACCTCGAAGAAGGCAAAGGGGGCGCGGAAGCGCTTCAGGCCCCAGCGGCTGGGGCCGGCGCTC comes from Dehalococcoidia bacterium and encodes:
- a CDS encoding VOC family protein; this encodes MSGEISPERFHESGGAEDWRVVGDGACAFFRTASFAAGARFVQAICDLEGVADQKPDIDLRYDGVTVRLVTSNESYYGLTERDLEMARRISALARQLGLAADPSAVQSILIVPGARSAAEVMPFWQAILGYERRPDSPGEDLVDPRRRGPALWFEDMREPRADGGGAVHVAVWVPYEQAGPRLAAALAAGGRMVRDTFAPAWWTLADAAGNEVDISTTKGRA